The Prionailurus bengalensis isolate Pbe53 chromosome D3, Fcat_Pben_1.1_paternal_pri, whole genome shotgun sequence DNA window GATACACTGTGGTCTGCTGTCTAGTTTAAAGCCATGGGTGTTAGGAAATACAGCCCTTGCTGTGATGAGGGATCTCAACTGGCTTAAACACTCTGTTTCTAGATTATGCTCATTCCCTGTTCTAAAAACTCAACACCATTCACAGCCCATCCTCTCTTGAGGAATAGCAGGCAAAGAGAAACTTTTACAAATCTGAAAACCTAAAGTTTAGAGCCTAAAATTTTACAGAACCTAAAATTTTACAAGTTCATCTGCTTCCACTGTGGTGTCCATATATCAAGCAGACAATCACTCCAGCTTGAAGCCCACTAGCTTGCCCACCCGCCACGGAGGACTGAGGGCAAAGGCCAAATCCTGCTCCTGGAGGCAGCACTTAGCAGGTAAAAGGAGGTTCTTGAACTGAATTCAGGGTCTTTGGAACACCACTAGTGGTGACTAAAAAAGTTTGCTCATGCAATGTTTCAAATCTGAAAGCTACGTTTTCTCTCAGTTTAGTTTATCAAGGTCAGCTGATACGCCCTTCTGGACCAACTAATTTCCTCCACCTTCACCCTATCTAAATTCTCCAGAGAAGTCTTTACAAAGGCATCCTGATTAACTAGTATAATACAGTGAAGGACCAATCAAGAGAGGTAAAAATAGGCTCAACAAATAAAGTTCTAGCATGTGACAGACCCACAGATTGCCAGCCTATAGGTTTGTTCCCAAGATTTGCAACACAGGGAACCACGTCTCAATTCCTGCATCAATTCTGCTTTTGAAATGGCAGCTAAGACGCCACAAGGTAACCTGAAACTTAACTTTCTATTAAATAATTGGAGTTTTGAGTGGCCTGGGCCAAGGCAGAGCCAGCTTTAAACAGTCTCACATACAACAAGCAGTCCTATTAGAAAAAGGGACTCTTACCTGAAGTGACAAGAGGGTGGCCTGTTAGGTAACATTTGTTTGGGGAGCCAGattctaaaatcaaaatgattcaaggatttaaatttttgttgttgttgttttttttaattttttttttaatgtttatttatttttgacagagacagagacagaatgcgagggggttaggggcagagagagagggagacacagaagcagaagcaggctccaggctctgagctgtcagcacagagcccgacgcggggctcgaactcacgagccgtgagatcatgacctgagccaaagtcagacactcaaccgactgagccacccaggcgccccaaaggatttaagttttaaatgaatGGGAACCACTTTCTCATTTGGCAGCAAAtacttctcttcctgtttcctggGTCAGATTTAATAGATAGTGAGCTGACATACATGTGGGTTTACAGCAATTTAGAACACTTCATTTGCATAATGATTGCAAAAATAACACGCAAGAGTTAAGAATACAGATTTCTTTCCCAAAATGACTGCTGCAAACCATTAAGTATATCACCTTTTAACTTTCCTTATTTTGATCTGGTTTTAATACTTCATGAGGCCCAAATCTTGCCAATGCAACTACTTGCCAAGCGGAAAATGGATTAATTTATAAAGATTCCTGGCACCAAAGCCaaaatagtaggtgctcaataactgcttcctgaatgaatgaaaaaagttACACACTTAATGTTACTGACATTTACTTTTTCCACCAATCTGAACAGGAGAGCAACTACTCCTACAGTAGAAAAAAGGAAGGCAGCCACAGCTAACATTAAAAATCAGGGAAATATCCTGATTTAAACAAGGCAGTTAATCCTAATAGCTCCAGATAACCATTACAAAAAAGACTTGTTACAGTTGCTCTGGCTGTTAAACCCACGACTCCCTTCACGTTTATTGAAGTTTGATGGATTCTCTCTTTAAGAGAGTAGCCctcctaaattaaaaataagattggcGATTTTTTCAATAATGCATAAAATGCTtgcttgtgtttgtttctttttttcttttaagcagacAGATTGAatatcccttctcccttcccacacTAAGCACCTGAACGAAAGCTGGTTTCCCAGTGCTAACAACATCTGACTTCTCAAAGGCAAGGTCAGGAACAAGTGCATGTGCCCCACAGACAGGCTGCTCTCCTTTTCAGCTGGGACGCTATAAGGTGTGACTGGCTCCTAGTGAAGTCAATGAAACAGACACGGGGCATGTGCACCACCAGCTCCAGACTCTTTCCACTACTCGATTTCCTACTTGCAGAATTCCTGAAAAGTATTTCTAGAAGTAATATGGGTTAAAGTCAAACACGTGCAACTGAAGACACCTTTGTCACAAGCTCACAAAGGTGCCTGAGTATGTATTTTAGGGAGCTAATGCTCACATCTTTGGTACTGGAGAGAGGCACAGTCTATAAAAGCTTTAGGAACAAAACTATGACATTTAGAATCTAAACCTTACTATGCTGTGTGCAAATAAAAAAGACGAAAGTTACAAATCTCTATCATCCATCTAAGCAGAAGAACTCTTCTCTGAGGCAGGaagaatgctgtattttcatGTAAAGAGAACAGCTACGAAAATGTAGGAGGGGCTGTGCTAAACTAAGCCTTTTAAAACGTACCATGTGATCTCCATGAGCGCTAAGAAGCCGCACCAGTAAGTGGATCATCTTAGATCACAACAGCTAtgctggaggaggggagatggaAACTACCCTTTGCTTTCACCACAGCCATTCCAGGGAATTAGAGTGAACTTCTTAAAGCAACCATCACAACCGCTACCAtaactcctccccaccccacaaaaccaagaaaaatcaGGAACTTCACGTGAGTGAAAATCACAAATTCCATGATTGTTAATCCTTGGATGCATTCATTTTTCAATGACCCACTTATGAACACTCTCAAGAAGTAAAAAGAGTAAATGCATTTAAAGTTCTAGGCTCTTCGTTTGTTGAGAAACTTGCAACGTTAGAAGAGAATCAAAGCATCGGGGTATGAGTATTCTCAAGAAGTCTAGAATAAGATGGTCAACGGTGGAGTTCTGTGCAATACCACTTGAGGAGTCTGGCCAATATTAAGGTTAGATAGCCTGTGTTCATAATTAAGTAATAGTGACTGAAGCTGAAGGCATACATTTCCTGAAGATTAATGACCTAACAGCATTTCCTGAAGATTAATGACCAGCCAAGAGGAGGTGACTGCCTAAAGCAGTGCCTTGGGCCACTAACCCCAGCTGGTCATTAATCCCCAGGAAATGCCCCGGACCTCAAGGTTACAgtgattttaataaatacaagAGGAAAAAGTTTAATATCAGCTTTCTACAGAAACTCAACATTTGTATCATTCTTAGAATGCTCAGACCGCATAAGGTGACTTCTATAGGAATCACTAGAGTTCCCTTAAACTTCTTAATCCTGGTTAAAAACTTACTTTATCATAAGTGAAAAGCAGGCGTGTTAATACGTGAACAACTTTTTGTAGTGTTTTAACTACAAGGAACTCAGCTATAATAATGTTTTGCATAGTAACAATCAGCCAACATATGGACactcaaatctatttttaattgtaatcTATATTTACGTGACAGtaactcaagaaaaataaatgaatcagtaTTCAGGTTTATAGAACTGATTTATCTCACTCAGTTAAAACAAGACTGTGACAGAGCAACTGCATTCCTTAGACCAAAACAAAACCGACCGGAACAACTCCCTCCTCCCATCTTTTGAATCTTAACTCGATTCTATAGGACACTGATGTCAAGAAACTAGCAGACTGACGCCAGGAGGCAAACTGTTTCATTATTATTCCAAGCAGATATATACTTTAATATTAAACTTTCTCAGGCTTTTCACTCCTCAATTAATCAGGTGCCACTCTAAACCAGGACATTTTAAGGGTCTTACTTTATCAGAAgaatgtgaacatttatttttgctctcaaagaaaaagcaaacccaAATTCTCCAAAGaattctcctctctgcccttacAACTCCATAAAACCACCTCCTGGTCTGTCGGAAATGTACCACGCACATAGAAGTACAGAAAGACACATAGCCGGCAGGTCTTGTGTATTTTAGAGAACTTTGCTGTTTATATTAAATTCATTCGAAGCCCCTTTCTCTGTTGGCCTTGATGATTAGCTGGTAAACCTCTGAAAGGGTCAGATTGTCCAGAACTGGAATTTCCACTTTGGAAAAAGCACAGAGGTACCTGACATCTGTTTCTTGAAGGACCTGCACTACACCTCCAGACTTAGAGTCGAAATTCCTACTTCTGCATGATGGCAGGGAGGTCAGAGTTGTAAAACCTCCAGTGGCTACTCCTGCCTGCAGAATAGAGCACAGTCCCCAAAGACCTCTCATTTCTGGCTCCCAGAGAAGAGTATTCCAAAGATGAGTACAATTTTAGTAATATGAATATATTCCtctaggaaaaataataataagcatccGTTCAAGTCCTCAATCTCAACCTAGAATTTGGTACTGCTGAGAATTAACTAATATTAATATTGAAACAGTTCCCTAATCCTTGATGAGGACTCTGAAGTCCAGAGAGGTAAACTGATTTGCCCAAAGGGCTCAGCTTCTGGGCTACAACTTCTTAACTTTGGATGTCCTTGCCACACTACTGCACAGTTTGTCTTAATTAAATATCTATATTCTTAAGTGTTACCTGCCCCCTAGATAGTGAGCCCCATGGGGCTAGGGAGAGGCAGTGAAGTTTGTTGCCTAGGTGCTACCCACTACCGGGCAGGGAGCCTGGCTGGTAGTGCTGATTCCCCTTCCTTCTATTAACAAGTGACTTTATTTTATGGAAAGCGCACCCCAAACATCACTTTACATTCAGCTACCTATTACAGTATAAACTGGCACTGGATTACCAATCTCTCCACTCCCCGCCCACTTACAGGAAGTGGGCTTGGcacgtttttttttcttttttataaccgtttttgttttaatctttgtaAGCTATGGCGAATATGCAAGAGTATTTTAATGGTTACTttactcaaatatattttaagtaattgctTCCTTTATATGCGCGGTATTCCTGCACCGTGCCTTATTAAACTCATGCATTCAATGGAGAGTCAGGCTGCCTCCAACCCTTTTGTTCTGAGAACTTTGAAGTTTTAGCCTTACAGCTCAGCACTGAATGTTAGGGACCTTGGCTTCTCAACATCTTTTAAGGTTAGGCATAAACTTTCCTGAAAAGCACAAGAGTTAAGCTCCTAAGGGTGAAATCAAACCAAATCAAATCTGATTCAGTAtatttagtactttttaaaactcCTCCCCGCCCGGACCCAGACCTGCGTTAGCAGGAGTTAGTCTAGAAATGGTACCAAAGAAACATTTCATGCATAGAGTTTGGTTTGGTTACCTGGGTGGGGGAAACAATAGCAGGTGAAACTACTGTGGGAGAATTGGTGCTTCTGTGCCCATTGGCTTCTGGAAGAAGAGGCAGGGGGTCGTGTTTCACGGAAACCACCACCACCGCATCCACAGGCTCCGAGGGGCGGATACAAAGTCTTTTGGGGGAAGAGGGGCCGCAGATATCCCCAGACCCGAACACCGACTCGTACAGAGCGCGCTTGGGCGCAGCCTCAGATTTCACGTCGGGCCCGACCTGGCTGTCTTTGGGGAGGATATAGGTGTTCCCCAGCGAGGGCGGCtgggggcggtggtggtgggagggatgggtgggggggtggtgggagtggTGGCGAGCCGCCCCGTTTAGAGCCTCCGCGTAGCAGCCCTGCGGGGCGGGCGAGCCCAGTTTGGTGCCGATGCCCGCGATGCTGTTGAGCGTGGCGATGGAGACGGCGCCGATGCAGTGGTTGGTGTAGGTCTTGGAGAGCTTGGCCGCCTTCGAGAGCATCTGCATCCTGGTGCCCAGCAAGTTCTTGCCGATGGCTTTGTTCTCGTACCAGGTCACATCGCCCTCGCTGCAGTGGTCCCGGGGCCGCTGGAAGAACGCCTTGCAGAGGGGGTTGCGCTTCGACAGGTACTTGACGAAGCTGGCGTAGGGGCAGAACTCGGTGCCCGTCTCGTACATGCGGGGCAAGTTCTCCTCGTCGCTGCTCTCGGCACGCTTCTTGCTCCACGACGACGAGCGCGACTTATGGTAAGGCCCGAGGGACTTAAAGTAGACGAACTTGCGGCCGTCCTCATCCATAGCCAGCCCAAAGGAGTCCTCCTCCAGCTCGCGCTGGTTCTCGCGGCCGCGCGTGCAGAAGTACATGCAAGTCTCGAACCAGACCTTGTTGAGCAGCCCGAAGGGCGTGTTGGTGCTGAAGACGCTGGAGGTGTAGAGCTTGCGCAGGTCGGCACGCGTGATGGCTTGCTTCTGCACCACGGGCCCGGCGCCCTGCTCCTCGAGCTTGCGGATGACCGCAGCCAGCGTCAGGTTGGCGCTGCGCAGCTCGGGGTCCTTGGTGAGGTCGAGCGTGCGGCAGTACGGGGGCTCGTTGAGGTAGCGGTTGAGGGAGCTGCGGATGCTGATAAGCGACGACTTGCTGTAGAGCTGGCCGCTCTTGGAGCGGGCCTCGGCGTAGAAGGAGCGCAGCACGCGGCACAGCGCCCCCTTGTCCATGGTCTCGAAGTCCGGGCTCTGCGCCTTCTCGCTCAGGTACTCCCGGAAGATGCGCACGGCGTAGCGGGTGGCCAGCCGGGTGTTCTCGCTCAGCCGGGCCCGCTCGGGGCGCTGCAGCACGTCGGGGTCCAGCTCGTTGCTGTCCCCGGGCGGCCCGCCGCGGGCCCGGGGCGCCAGCAGTCGCGGCGGCGCCTCGGGCTCCAGCGCGGCGCTCTGGTCCATATTGATCATATGGACCGGCTCGGGCTCTAACTCCTCCCCGGCCGAGTCCTCGGGCTCCAGGGGCTCGTCCCAGTCCAGccccatctcttcctcctcctcttcctcctcctcgtcctcctccagccccccacctccgtcctcctcctcctcgtcccccGTTATCTGCACCTCTTGGATCTcgtcgtcctcctcctcttcctcctcctcctcgcccgCGCTGCAGTAGTGCGGGCGGCCGtggcggcggccgcggccccCAGCACCGCGCTCGCCCTCGCCCCGCTCCCCATTGttctcggcggcggcggcggcggcgctggcGCTGCCGCCCGCGCTGGTGTTACAGTCCCCGCTGCCAGGCATTCTCGCCATATTGCCGTCTCTCTGCCAGTCCTCGGGCAGGGCGCATGCGCTATATTGGACCGCAGCGCTGAGAGCTTTTGTGTTTAATGACCTTCAGCTACCGGGAGGCAAAGCCGGGCTCTTAAAGGAGCCGCGCTCCAATTGTCAGTTCGGAGCGCTACTCCGGAGGGGCAGCGGCGCgcaggggatggaggggaggggaggcgggggtaAGTTAGGCAGGGAGAGGGTAAGGACGGAGGCTGGCTGgaccctcttcctcccccacccctctccccactcctaaGAAAACtttaacgggggggggggggtgaagaaaggggagggagagctgtCGGTGGGGGTGAAACACTCCCAACTTACCCTCTGGCGGAGTGGCGCGCGGGCCCgggcgggagagagggagggccgGCGGGAGGGCGGGGCGGTCTCGCTTCTCTAAGTAATGCCCGAGGAGCAGTGCCCCTTCCACTGCCCCCTCATTGCCCCCCGGAGCCGGGGGTTCGGGGAGGCGGCAGAGCCGGGCTGGCCGCGGGTGCTGCTCGGAGAAGCCGGGTCTGGGGCCGCCCGGAGCGGAGCAGGCAGGTTAATGAGCAGGGTGGAGGAGGCACGGCGAGGCCCCGCACCCTCTCTGCGCCCGCGGCCAGGGCGCAGCGGGCGAGGCTTGGGAGCGGGATGGGGCTGGCGGCGGCGGCTCCCCCACCTACTTGCTGGCGGCGAGGCGCGGGGGCCTGGGGCCAGCCGCACGGCTCCCAGCTCCCTTTCCGACTCTTGCAAAGGAGCGAAACACGCCCCACGTCAGCCTCATCCCTTTCGACTTTTCCACCAGCCTCTTTTAAGCTGTCATTAAAGACCCGGGGCGCTCCCCGTAGGTCTAGGGCAAGTCTGCGCCGGTCCCGCCAGCCTGGGGAAGgagcaagaaagaaagactgggaggggcgggtgggaggGGAGACTCGGGGAGAGGCGCTCCGGACCCCAGGGACCCCTCCCCGCACGCTTAGGCCGCCGCCCTCCGGGCCTCGGAGCACACTGACACAACTCCCTCTGGCGAGGCGCTCCACCTGGTTGGAGCTAGAGCAATGCCGATCCCTAAGGCCCGTCGGCGGGCGGGCGGAAAAAGTGAACTTGGGTCtcggccgcccccgccgccgccacaATTCCGGCAATTTGGATCCCGAGCGCGCTCTTGTTCCAAGTTTGCCAACCGCCATTCTTTCGCCCTCGGGGCTGCGCTGCCTCCGGCGCACGGGGGCGGATACCTCCGAAACTGGAAAGGCGGCCAAAGAGCTCGCCGGGTCCCGCTTTCCCATAGGAGACACTGTCCCACTTCCAGCCGAACGCCCGCCCCCGGCGCGCCCAGACTCCGGGCGCGTCCTCGCGTccccgcctccctctctcccggCCCAGGGGCAGCGCCCCCAGAGCTGCGGGAGACCTCGGTTGTTTTCTTTGGCGGCACAACCCCTTCCATGTCGAGCTCGCACGGCATCCTAATTTTCTCCTCCTCGGGCAGCCCAAGTGTCCCCTGGCGCTCCGCCAGCTCCAAGTCCCGGGGGCTAAGGGGAACCAACGGAGACGAGTCCCAGCAGCGCGACCCCAGGGCGCGCAGACCCTGCTGTGAGGcagcctctctgtcccctccaggGCGTCCTCGAATTTGCCCTCGAGACCGAATTCTAGGCACTAGGGCTGTAGACTTGTCAATTGCCGGTTCCCCCCTCCCGGACTCCCCCGTCTTGCTTTCTGGGCAGCTTATAACTTCACGCATCAGTAGAAACCCATCCGTCaacttgtaatttaaaaaaaaagaagggaggggcacTAGGTCTCTGGGCCGCGTGGGCGTCTAAGTGGGAATTGACTCTCTTCTCCAGCAATCTGTGTTCGCCCTCCGCGTGTTTCCTCGACCCTGTACGCGGCAGAGCTTTGGGGAAATTGCGCCAGGTGTGAACAAGCTGGGGCAAGTCCGTGCCTCCCGGGCCCCCTCCCGTTCCTCGGGCAAACAGACACACGACACACGCTCTCATGCGTCCTGTTGTCCGCAGAGAACCGTCCGGGGAGGTGAGGAGTTCGGTGGTTGCACTCTTCGGGAATCATCCCCGAGGTGCTGCCGGCTTTGTCAAAAATGCTCAACGTCCCCGGAAATGTGTAGGAAGGCGTTTGTTTGTTTCCCGGAGCTCAGGGCACTAGGCAGCTAAGTTAGTTGCACGCACGACCCGCGCACACACCAGTAGCACTGCGCTACTTCCGGACGGCTGGCCCTTTGTCCCGGGATGCTCCCAGTTTTCGGGCCGCCCGAACAATCGGTTAGGGAATTTCAGCAGTGTTGAAACCTCAGGTGGGCGCCCAGCAAGTTACCTACCAGGGGCTGCTCTCCCGTGGCCCTTACGGCGAGCGCAGTGCGCCGAGGGGCTGAGCTAGGGACACTGGCCCACGTTCCAGCCCCGGTGCAGAGCACTTTTGCAGTCGAGCCCCCcttcaccccccccaccccctacctccgCCAGCTCCCCTCCCTGTTGGGCGAGCTGCTTTGAATTGCTCGCAGTTTGCCGGAGGCGGTGTGCTGGGTTGGACGCTCCGGGAAACAAAGCAACCAAAAACAGCTCCCAGTTGACGTCAACttatttccagaaaagaaaatagttttgtgCTCCCAGGACAAAATACCCCCCAGGGCAGGTCTCTACCGGCAAaagccagaggggagagggcGATGGTGGGCAGTAGCAGAACCAAAAAACCCCAAGTGCAAATAAATTTTTAACGGACTTAGCAAAGCAACAGTTTCAGATGCTGCTTGAAGGGTTTGCAAACAACGGGCAGGACCCTCGCAGACCTTAGGTGTGAAAAACACACCTTGGAAAGTATGCCTTGGCCTGATTTTCTGGCAACTGTGAATCTGCTTCGTGGCACCAGCTCCTGAAAACCTACCAAAATTCTTTGCCCATTAATGATTCTTCATCAAATATTGGGAAAGACCTCTTCAGGTTAGAATCTACAGTATTTTTTAGGAAGAACATCCAGAAAAACGCTTCTCAACCgccaccaaaaacaaacaaacaaacaaacaaacaagttgcttaatttttaaaacccagtAACACAAAACTACAGTT harbors:
- the KCTD1 gene encoding BTB/POZ domain-containing protein KCTD1 isoform X1, yielding MARMPGSGDCNTSAGGSASAAAAAAENNGERGEGERGAGGRGRRHGRPHYCSAGEEEEEEEEDDEIQEVQITGDEEEEDGGGGLEEDEEEEEEEEEMGLDWDEPLEPEDSAGEELEPEPVHMINMDQSAALEPEAPPRLLAPRARGGPPGDSNELDPDVLQRPERARLSENTRLATRYAVRIFREYLSEKAQSPDFETMDKGALCRVLRSFYAEARSKSGQLYSKSSLISIRSSLNRYLNEPPYCRTLDLTKDPELRSANLTLAAVIRKLEEQGAGPVVQKQAITRADLRKLYTSSVFSTNTPFGLLNKVWFETCMYFCTRGRENQRELEEDSFGLAMDEDGRKFVYFKSLGPYHKSRSSSWSKKRAESSDEENLPRMYETGTEFCPYASFVKYLSKRNPLCKAFFQRPRDHCSEGDVTWYENKAIGKNLLGTRMQMLSKAAKLSKTYTNHCIGAVSIATLNSIAGIGTKLGSPAPQGCYAEALNGAARHHSHHPPTHPSHHHRPQPPSLGNTYILPKDSQVGPDVKSEAAPKRALYESVFGSGDICGPSSPKRLCIRPSEPVDAVVVVSVKHDPLPLLPEANGHRSTNSPTVVSPAIVSPTQDSRPNMSRPLITRSPASPLNNQGIPTPAQLTKSNAPVHIDVGGHMYTSSLATLTKYPESRIGRLFDGTEPIVLDSLKQHYFIDRDGQMFRYILNFLRTSKLLIPDDFKDYTLLYEEAKYFQLQPMLLEMERWKQDRETGRFSRPCECLVVRVAPDLGERITLSGDKSLIEEVFPEIGDVMCNSVNAGWNHDSTHVIRFPLNGYCHLNSVQVLERLQQRGFEIVASCGGGVDSSQFSEYVLRRELRRTPRGPSVIRIKQEPLD
- the KCTD1 gene encoding BTB/POZ domain-containing protein KCTD1 isoform X2; translation: MARMPGSGDCNTSAGGSASAAAAAAENNGERGEGERGAGGRGRRHGRPHYCSAGEEEEEEEEDDEIQEVQITGDEEEEDGGGGLEEDEEEEEEEEEMGLDWDEPLEPEDSAGEELEPEPVHMINMDQSAALEPEAPPRLLAPRARGGPPGDSNELDPDVLQRPERARLSENTRLATRYAVRIFREYLSEKAQSPDFETMDKGALCRVLRSFYAEARSKSGQLYSKSSLISIRSSLNRYLNEPPYCRTLDLTKDPELRSANLTLAAVIRKLEEQGAGPVVQKQAITRADLRKLYTSSVFSTNTPFGLLNKVWFETCMYFCTRGRENQRELEEDSFGLAMDEDGRKFVYFKSLGPYHKSRSSSWSKKRAESSDEENLPRMYETGTEFCPYASFVKYLSKRNPLCKAFFQRPRDHCSEGDVTWYENKAIGKNLLGTRMQMLSKAAKLSKTYTNHCIGAVSIATLNSIAGIGTKLGSPAPQGCYAEALNGAARHHSHHPPTHPSHHHRPQPPSLGNTYILPKDSQVGPDVKSEAAPKRALYESVFGSGDICGPSSPKRLCIRPSEPVDAVVVVSVKHDPLPLLPEANGHRSTNSPTVVSPAIVSPTQDSRPNMSRPLITRSPASPLNNQGIPTPAQLTKSNAPVHIDVGGHMYTSSLATLTKYPESRTTLCYMKRQNIFSFSPCCWRWKDGSRTEKLVAFQGPASA